The Oryza brachyantha chromosome 6, ObraRS2, whole genome shotgun sequence region AATGGCAACAACttagaatttatattttatacgtCTTACAAGTTACAGCCAGTACAAAtcacaaaaaacaaataacagacgGACACACAGAGCAAAAGACAGAATACGTacacataataattaaaacGCTTGCATGATGctactgtatatatatatgtatatatataaatataaaatatagtacgTAATAGTAGCgcctataattaaataagtaaGGAGATTATGATATGGTGAGTTAATCCGTATGCGTCTTGTTGATTAGCATCCGACAGTGAACCACCTCCTTCCTGCCTTCCTGCGCTccgccttcctcttctccttctcaCACGCACACTTCGCCTCCTTCAGGCTCTGTTTAATTTCAGACAGTTTTTGTTTCAGATGAAATGCAGGGGtagtactccatccattctaaaatacgAGGGCTTGTTCGGTTTAGAAAGTTTATAATTCATATGAGTAGAAAATGTAGATGAATAGAAATACATGCACACATCGATTTAGATGTATTTTTTCTAGAGTTTGGAGCATATGGAAAACTTTCTATGTTTGATCTCTAAAACTTATAGgaaagaaaagtttttttttttggtttgggtATATTGCACTACTACAAACCGGATGGTTTCgtagaaatttcataggaaCCAAAACACATTGTTTTCCCTCCAAACTAAGCAGGGTCtaaagttcaaaatttatatcgtAATGTTAGCATTTATATGATGATTCTATGATCTCTCCAATTATAATGTTCATACAACCAATCTGGTACATGTAACGAGAATCTaaccaatttaaaatttaaatttgaccgCGGACCTAACCAAAAGACAGTATTTTCTAAACCTTAGTTTTTAATCAACCTACacaaatggttatattttggaataaagttattatacgGTAAATACAGTATTCAATCTTTTCTTTGCGCATTGGTTATGCAATTTTACTAGTAATCGAGAGATTAATGTGCAATACAAGTACATATTAATATTGTAATATGTGATAATTATCACCTTGTGTGGGTTTGGTTTGGTGCGATGAAGCTGCCGCGCACCCAGTAGCTGCGTGGCGCTCCAGCTCCCGGCGGcgcacgccggcggccggtcCTCGCACGGCTCCGGCAGAGGCGGCTCGGACCACGCGCGGTCCtcggccggccgcgccgccggcaagGCGCCGTCCAGCTCGCAGCTGAGCTGCCTGATGCGGGACTCGAGCAGGTTGAGGCGGTCCATGAGGTCGCCCTTCACCTGCAACTGCTGCAGCGCCGACGGCAGCGACTTGGTGTGCTGgtggcgcgccgccggcgcgcggcggacggcgcgaTGGTCGCCGGCGGTGTCGGAGTCGCAGTCGTGGTCGTCGACCTtcgccccccgccgccgctgctcctccAGCTGCCGCAACTgtcacacgcacacacacaaacagcAAACGCCAAGATCAACACAGCTACATGGATCGCCGACCACCCGACGAACGGATCAATCAAgccgcgccgcggcgccgccgccgctcacccgCAGGTCGATCTGGTCGAGGCGACCGAGGAGgctctccggcggcggggcgaggCCGTAGCCGCTGATGAGGACGCGGCGCTCCGAGCCCAGCAGCACGTCGGCCATTGCGGCTGCGCACCGGTGCGCTGCAGGCGACGCCGTGCGGCAGCATATAtagaggccggcggcgaggtcagCGTCAGCCGGAGCGTGGCTGCATGGCCGGAGCCAAGATCGAGTCGTGGACTCGGCAACCTGATCCGCCCCGCGCGGCTCGGCTCGCAGCTTTGACTTGGACACCGTCATGATGGGCCTGGGCTACATTCCAGGCCCAACTTAAGGCCCATAGAGTAGTTAGCCGAACAGGAGAGACACTGTCATGCTGGGCCTGGATTGAATTGCATTGCATATTTCATTGAGGAATAAGTTCATCCGTCTTCCCTTAACTCTACGTCGAGTCTGTGGACATCGCTAAACACCAATACCATAAATCTTAGCAATCATGCAGATTAGGTCCAATGGCAGTATGCACGGATGGTTTCACTGACGTGACATCCTAGTcaacaagaagaaaagaggagaATAGGAGAGAGGTGACATGTGAGCTCCACATAACTTTTTTGCTTACTAGGATGTCACGTCAGCGAAACCAGGAATACATACTGCTATGGGACTAAAttgcatagttttatatagTTTAGGAGTGAAGATTTCTGATATTAGGGCGCAGGGATATCTCGCAGACTCGATGTAAAATTGAGGGATGACAAGTGAACTTATTGCTTCATTTGAAGGACGGCCTAGATAAACT contains the following coding sequences:
- the LOC121054783 gene encoding uncharacterized protein LOC121054783, with product MADVLLGSERRVLISGYGLAPPPESLLGRLDQIDLRLRQLEEQRRRGAKVDDHDCDSDTAGDHRAVRRAPAARHQHTKSLPSALQQLQVKGDLMDRLNLLESRIRQLSCELDGALPAARPAEDRAWSEPPLPEPCEDRPPACAAGSWSATQLLGARQLHRTKPNPHKSLKEAKCACEKEKRKAERRKAGRRWFTVGC